The Tenrec ecaudatus isolate mTenEca1 chromosome 12, mTenEca1.hap1, whole genome shotgun sequence genomic interval GGAGCTGCCCAGGGTTTCTGGTAGTCTCCTCTCCCACCCGGTGCCGTGCACTCGCACTGGCCTCACCCCAGGGGGCCTCGGGGGTCCGGGGCAGGAGGAAATAACTTACGTATTACAATACCgctgagaagaaaataatactgCTATTTTCCATTAATCCCCTTTTGTCTCAGGCTGGGGCCGCGTGCCCAGCCACGGGCAGCATGCCCTTGTGCTGTGTCCTCTGCGAGGCAGGCCTGTCCCTCCTGCGGGCCACTCACCTGTGGTTTTAAAGCTACAGGACAATGTAAACGTGGTGGGCCCGGCCTGGCCCGGCGAGGAGGCGCGGCACGGTGTGtcgctcctccctctcctccaagTTCCTGGAGCCTAGGTGCCTCTTGAGGCAGCCTCTCCCAGAGGGGCGGCTGTGGTCCTGGCCCCGGAAGACGGAAGGCTCCATCTCCAGAGGTCGGGGCCAGGTGTGTGCTTAACTGGAGCCTCCGTGCAGTTCCTGCCTCACTTGGCGGCGCGGTGGCCAGGGCAGGACGCATCTCGTGAATGGCTTGGGTTCTGTCTAGTGCTCACTGCTGGATTAAAGCTCCAGGCGAGGCCGGGGGCGGCCTTCCACGAGGCACGCAGGACCGGTTGCTGGCAGCCACCTACTACAGGCGGTGGTCTCCATTGACCCGAGTCCTCCGCGGTGCCCTGCAGGGAACAACCAGAGCCACCCCACTGACGTCTCCATAGAGGAAGGGGCACTCCCCGGAGACCAGCCCCCCTACCCCCTCGCTCACCTCCGTTCCCGCCCGTCGAAGTGGTcggccagctgctcctgggagatGCGCAGGTCCTCAAAGGGCTGCTGGTAGCGGGCCTCAAAGGAGCCCTCCCGGGCGCGGCTGTGGAACAGCTGGCCAGGGGCATCAGCACCCCGCTCCCGCAGCGAAGTCCCACCGAAGGGGCCAAGATCACCGTTCTCCTGCTTCAACAGGAGGCGGGGTGGTGGGGTGTGACTCCTTTGGCCGCCCAGGCCGTGCTTCGCCTCCCTTCTGCCCATCGCCCCCCAGCCCGTTACCTTGGCCGGGAAGACGTCGATCTTGATGAGCAGTGAGGCCAGTTCCAGGTCTTCGCTGTAGTTGTTTTTCAAAGGCACGGCTCTGTATCCTGGAGGGGCAACATGCTCAGCCGGGCGTGGGCAGCCACCCTCCCCACACTCGGCGGTCAccctagtggggggggggtggtggtgtcttACCTGTCTTCAGACCCTTCACGGGGAAGGTCGCCTGCGCCAAGAAGTTCTGGTCACTGAACATATCCTCCTCATACACCACGAAGCGCAGGAAGGCAAACTCGGGGTTGCTGATCTGGAAGTGGAGGGGCTTGgcaggccacacagggttcagccCATTGTCCACTGCAGAGGCAAGGGCAGAGGCTCAGCTTCAGGCAGGGCAGGTGGGGGCCAGGTTCACACAAGGTGGGCGGGACACACGCACCCACAAACTCCGTCTTCTGCTTGATGCTGTCGTACTCTGCTCCGGCCACTTCGATCTCCACAAAAGGGCACACGATGCCCCGGCCGTTCTTGGGCAGGTGTCGGGCCCCCAGCACCTGTGTGGGCGGGCAGAGGCAGCTGAATGCCTttcaggctcccttcctccctcccacaggGTTGCGGAGGGAGTGCGCCCCCTGCTGGGCCCAGGGCAGGCCAGTCTGAAGCTGAATTCAGCCCATACGTCAGagaccaacccaaaccaaactcagagcGACCAGAGTGGGTTTCCGACACTAGCTGTTTACCAGAGCAGGAAGccctgcctgtctttctccctcgaagtTGCTGCTGGTTTCCCGCTGCCGACCAGGCGGATTGCAGCGCAACGAGTaacaaccacacccccacccaccacaaaCCCAGAAACCCTGTGCACTCTGCTCCCCCAGCCGGGCGTCCAGGCCAGCAGTACCCACCTCGATGCAGACGGCACAGGGCTCCAGGCCGCGGAGGCTGCCTTTGTCAAAGGGGTCGAAGACCTCATCGCGCATGGTGCTCGGCTGCAGCACGTAGCCACAGTGCCCACCGGCCATGAAGAGCGCCTGGTTCATCTGCATGGGCTTGTCTGCAAGGGCGGGCTCTGGTGGGTTTGGAGAgtcccactgcccccaccccaccccacctggtcccccagggcagcccctgaccTGGAGTCTGGAAGTTGAGGGCCACAAGCTGGCTGCCACAGATCCACATGGGCAGGGGGTCATAGTTGGAGGAGTCCAGCCGCTGGCCCTTGGGGTAGATGCGGGAGAGCTGCAGCCGGTTGTACTGGAGGAACTTCTTGCCTTTGGTCTTGTTCACGTACTTCTCGGCCTTGGTTTCAGGGAAGGATGACATGTCCCGGTAACAGGCCCGCTCGGTGCCAATCTCTGAGCCAGAAAGGGAGAACCCTTAGCaagccgcctgcctgcctgcccacccaCCTGCCCAGGGCCCGACGCAGGCTCAGGGCACACGTACTCTCTTCATCAAAGGGAACGGGCCGGCAGTAGACGACCAGCTCTGACAGCTCCAGGGCGATCTTCTTCCTCCGTTCCATCATCTTCCCCTCAGTGAGctggtgacacacacacacacacggggcccCACGGCTCAGGACTGGAGCCCCACCTTGGAGAAACCAGGCCCCTGCAGACTGGGCACTCCCCACCGGGGTCTGGAGCAGAACACAGGCCCCTCCCTCCGCCTGCGGACTCAGCCCAAGCCATCTTTCCTCCACCCTGCTCTCAAGAACATACTCGCCATcttgggacaccaaggtcaactggcccAACCCAACACAGATGACGTTCTACATCCTACTCTGGCGACCAGCGATTGGGACTCTAAGACCCATTagagctcccccccaccccaaggaaaGAGGATAAGCGGAGACAACTCATTCAGAGGACTGATGGACCAACACACCACCAGTCCCATGACCCTGggccagccctggtggtgtccacCCAGCACCAACTGCCCTGAGAGGACCACGAGAAGGTGCTGGCCGAATCACAGACGAGACCAGAGTCACCCTCAGGTCTGGAACTGGACCCCTCTGCATGAGAATAAGTGACCGAGTCCAGAGGGCTGGGGGGGTGGAGTGGAAGAGACGGGAAACACAGTGGGGTGGCTACGTGACAGCACACTGGGGACAGCACGTGTGTGGGTGCGGGACGACCTGCTGAACATAAACCAATGCTGTCCGGCAAGCCTTCACTCGCAATAAAAAGTGaaacacccccgcccccaccggtTCTGCAACCTTTCTGTGGAGGGGTCCTGCCACACCCTGCTCCCCCAACCCCTCAGATCCTACGTCTGACTGACCACTCATTCTTGAGTCACCTCCATACACCCCTCACTGGTCCACTTGACACCTCCCTCTTACTACAAGGAGCTCACTGGGACACTCAGGCTGCCACCCCACCAGTGACATGCCtgtcctcgtgtgtgtgtgtggtgggggggggggggcgcagtctGTACCCTGGCGTCTGCAGTCTGGGCCACCTCTCGGATCTTCTTCACCCAGTCCTGCAGCTCCTCCTGCGAGTCAGCTGCGACATCTAGGGACCAGTGAGCCACCGAGGCCATGCTGATGGAGAACACGAAGAGCCGGTTGTTCTTGCCCTCTGGTCGGATGGCTGGGGACACAAAGCCAGGCTGTGGACCAAGCTCGCACAGGAGCCTCAGGAACAGGCTCGAGAACTTCCCACATTGCACAACAGACTACAGCTCAGGTTAATCTGAAGGTCCAACCCAGCTCTGCCAGCTTCACTCATTTCCCCTGGACTACTGCTCCCTGCTGCCCTCCTGGACAGTGCTGCCAGGCCCCAGCACCCCACAAAGGGGAGCATTCGGGTGCACAAGGTGGGAAAGGCGGGTCAGAGCAGAGGGTGCTTCAGACAGCAGCCTGGCATGGGGGTGGTGGGAGAAGAGGCTCACCGATCTGACAGGCTGGAACATCCAGGACGCCCCGCAGCAAGTCTCCTAGGGGGCTGTTCTCGTCCAGGTGCTGTGGAAGCAAAGCCCAGGAAGCGTCAGCAAGCCTGTAGCACTCTCATTTGGAGGAGGGTGTGTGCACATGACAAATGTCTGCCTTTCATCATGTGGGATTGCATGCTGGTGAGAGCCCTGGGCCAGGACAGGcatgctgggggagggggaggtggaccCACACGCTGCTCTTACCTCCCTCTCCGGCTCCAGGGCTGCTGGGCTGACCAACTCTTCCACGTAGTTTGATGGGAACCACAACTGCTTCTTCCCGCCGTAGTCCCCACGCCACCTGAGAGGCCACAACCATCCTCTGTTGGGACCCCAGTCCTAAGCCAAACGGCGGCAGGTGCCTCCAACAGGCCAATGCTCCCAGCAAAGCCCCCCTTGCCAGCCCGGCTGCGGTCCAGGGCCCAGGCTCACCAGCCCCCCTCCTGCTTCTCCACGTTCTGGATGATGGCGCTCTTGGTGAACGTCAGCTCATCCTCTCTCTGGGCCTTGTAGTCAAAGAGGGCTTTGACCGCGCACTGTGGAGAGAGAGCACTCACTCACGCGGCCACTCCCTTCCacggtcacctggcctgggccgGGGAGGACCCTGCCAGCACCCGCTGCATGCATAATGCAGCTGGCCAAGTCACCAGGAGGCCCACCCTGTATCTGGTACAGGTACAGCATGCCTCCTGGGCCTGGCAGGAAAAGGGCACCTGCCCACTGAGGATACGCACCCCCCCCCAATCCCTGAGAAAGCAAACCCCATCTGACAGCACTCTGGAACAAAGGGCAGTGAGTAGCTGGGGGGCCCCACCTTGGCACAGGAGGGTCAGAGATGACCCCCAGGGACAGCTGGGGCTTGGGTCAGCCCTGGGGACTCATGTAACAACCACACACACTTCCTTAGCCTTCTTGGCCCGGAAACCCACAAAAACCACCTCTCCACAGAGACCGCAGGTGGGTCCCAGGCGGGGCAAGGCCGCCCAGCAGCAGGGCCCCCCACTCCTGTGCCTAGAGGCTGAGGGGTACCTTGAAAGTCGGCATCGGGTTTGCCTCCACGTAGAAGCCAGGGTTGCGTCCTTCATACAGGGCCCCGTAGTCTGGCTCCTGGGAGGGCACAGGGGTGTCACTGGCCCAGCAGGTTAGAGAGCAGCAGCTGCCTTCGTCCCCGCAGTACCTTGCCCAAGGGATGGGCTCGGTGGCCTGCCTGCCCCCTGCATCTCCTCCTCGGAAGTGGTTTGGTTCAGGGGCCCATAAACTGACCGCCAGGCCCACAGGAAGCACGCCCCCGACATCCGCATCACCACTGAGCCCCAGGCCCCTGGACGGGAGTCCCGTCCTGGCCACCCAAGGTCAGAGACGACGGGGCTCTCAGCCAGCCAGTCTCCCTGCTCCTTTCTAGCCACAGCCAAGAGCCTGTGTCCTGGGCACAGACGACTGCTACTGTCCAGCCACGGGCCGGCCTCACAAAACCCTGCACCCATTCCGCTAGCCCTCTGCTTGTTGCACTTCCTCACCACACATGGAGGCCAGCCCGGGCCACCCAGAGCTTCAGGGCCCGCTGCTCCTGTCCCCCtcaatgcctgcccctcccctcctggaGCCTCACGGCGGTGCCGATCTTCTCCAAGGCCTCCTCATTGATGGGGTAGCGCAGCTTCATTTTGCGGTACAGAGGGTGTTTCTCGTAGTAACTGATGAGGTCCACGAGGCTGTCGAATTCCGAGTTCCCCAGCATCACCGTCTGGCCTTCCTGCTGGACACGGCAGTGCTTGATCTTGCCCTCTGCCCTGCAGCCAGAACAgtcagggaggggggaaggagtggTCAGGGCGGCCCAGTCCCCCAAGCCACCAGCACCACCTTCCCTGGGGTGGTGTCCCTTACCGGAAGGAGATGGCGTAGGAGTTGGGCTCATTCCGCTTCCGCACCAGGAAGGCCCCGTCGCGCGGCACCCGCATAAGCATGTGCTCGGCCTGGGCTCGGGTCAGGCTGGCATGGTACCACCTGAGGAGGGGTCCGAgtcagccctggccctggccctggccccgccccgccccaacaGGGCTTCTCCCTTACTCCTTGCTCTCGTGGGCATTGGTCTGCGGGACGGGCTCCGAGAGGCGCATCTCAAACTCATTGCAGCGCAGGGGCACCTGCTGGTAGTGTGTGATGAGATCGTAGAGGGAGTCAAAGACCAGGTTGTCGGTCAGGAAGAACTTGGGGGTCCCTGCGTCCTGCCGCGAGTGGATGCGGCAGTGCTGGACCTTCCCATTCCGCCTGAGGAGGGGGAGAAGTCTCAGACAGGGAGGCAACTGAGGGACCCCGGTGCCATCCACGCTCAAGCCCGGGGAGCGCTGGGAGCAGCCCCCACGTGCACACCCCACGCGGGCTACCAGAAAGACAGCGTGTAGTCGCCCACGAAGGTCTCGCTCTCGCGCACGAGGAAAGAGCCGTCGGGCGCCCCAGTCTCGATGCAGTACTCGGTAAGCAGGCGCTCGGCGATGTGGCGCCCGTCCCGGCCGGCCCCCAGCTTCCCGTGGAACCACTTCTCGTTGGAGTGCAGTTCTGTGCTGCCGCTGGTCTGCAGGAAGCAGCATAGATGCTCAGCGTGGCCTCTAGCGAGGAGGTGCCCCTCCCCTACCTGCAGTCCCCGCTCACCTCCTTGGGCCCCTCCTCGTCCTCATTGCCCTGGTCACTGCTGGTCTCCTCGGAGTAGTAGATCTTGCTGCTGGTCAGAACGAAGTAGTGGGGGTTCCACTCCTGGAACAGGCCGACAGGACTGTGAGCAGGAGCCCCTGGGCAGAGCCCGCAGCAACGCCCCTGCCCATCCGCCCAGCCTCACGTGGTTCACGGGGTCTTCCAGATAGAGGATGCCGTTCTTGATGGAGTTGCTGATGTCGTTCTCCGAGTACATTGCGGACGTGGGCACCTCCTCGTAGGCACTGCCCTCGGCCAGCTTCTTGTGCTGTGGGAGATTCAGGCCATGATgccagccctagcctggaggctccaCTGAGTACGGACCAGCAGCCTGGGAAGGCAGATGTGAAGTGGGGACCCACTAGCCCCCTCACCTtgatgaggatcttcctcttgagCTGATTAGGTGAGGGGAGCCCGTCGGCAGATATGTCCACAGGCTTGGTGAGCAGTATGTCCCCGAGCACCTTTCTGAAGTACTGGGCCATGTTCCTCTGCTGGGCAATACTGCAGTGGTCCTCGATGGACAGGATGACtgggtacctgtggggaagggccCGACATGGGGGACATGGACCCTGGGATACTGGGGTACACGGGGGGGGGCAATCCGAGGAGCCCTCTAAAATGAGATGCTAGTCGCCAAGGATCTGGAGGCACCCTGTCTCTAGGGGAGTGACCCCAGGCTGCAGTGGGCAGCCCGAGAtggcccagctccagagatgacccAGCAGTGAGAGAGGGTTGTctgtgaagagggaaggagatgagACCTTACTTCCAAGCAGCTCAGAGTGTGGTGAGCCCGTggtgaggtgagagagagagcatAGAGCCCCAGGTcagtgggaagaggagctgaGCCAATGGGATGCAGGAGACAGGGCTCTGGGTGGAGGGGAGGCTAGGGTTGGCCTGGGACCAAGGTTAAGAGCTCATGTTTGCAATGAGACGGGCCGGAGGATGCTGGAAACAGCCTACCTGGGAAGCAGCAGCTCAAGCAGgaagcaggagggggaggggaggagccaaCAAGGATGCAGGTGCTGGGAAGAACAGCAGATAGCAGGGGTTGGGGACAGGGTCCCTCTGGAGTCCTTCCCACTCACTCCGAGGCCACAAAGGCATGCTCCTTGATGGTGTGCAGGACGTCTGAGAACTTGATCTTGGTGGTCAGGGTGTGTCCATGGTAAATGACTGGCATCCCATCTGGGCCGTCCCAGCAGTCCACTGGGGGCAGCAGCACGTGGTCACCCTGAGGTCACCCAGCAGGCACATATCCCCTCCTCcggcctcttccctctcccccagcCCAGGCCCCCACGCACACTCGATGCAGCGACAGCCCATGCGCAGGCAGCGGGCGTAGGCTTCCAGGGAGGACTCGCTGGAGAACTGGTCCCCGGTCAGGTATCTGGACAGGAGGAGAAGCAGGCGTGGCCTCGGGCCCTGCGCCCTCCCCGGGCCCCTCTCCCAGGGCAGGTGCTCACGTGTTATGGGAGGAGGAGATCCAGTAGTGGGAGAGAGGGTTGTTCATGGTTTCAGGGCATACCGCGTCCAGCTGCGAGTTCCACACGCTGTTCTCCTTGGAGAACAGGAAGGTGACGAACTAACGAGACAAACACAGAAGAGAAGCAACCCTGAGCTGGCACTGCTGCCCACTGGCATGGATGCAGAGACCCATccttgcgggggtggggtggcccACTGACCTCGTCCAGGGAGAAGGAGGGCTCCCCAATCTCTCGCAGGGGGTCCCGGAGGAAGCTGAGCACAAACTCCTGTACCTGCAGCCGGTCCACTGCCCACAGCTCCTGGGGTTGGAGTGCGGGGAGGGGGTGCAATGAGGGGCAGCACTCAGGGATGCCCCCAGCACCCGCCCTCACCCTGGCCAGGCCGTACCCCCTGGTACTCCAGGAGGAATTGCTGGAACTCGGAAAGCGACACACGGCAGAGCTCTGGCCGCTCCCCAGCCCTGTCGG includes:
- the PLCG1 gene encoding 1-phosphatidylinositol 4,5-bisphosphate phosphodiesterase gamma-1 isoform X2; the protein is MAGAASPCANGCGPGAPSDAEVLHLCRSLEVGTVMTLFYSKKSQRPERKTFQVKLETRQITWSRGADKIEGAIDIREIKEIRPGKTSRDFDRYQEDPALRPEQSHCFVILYGMEFRLKTLSLQATSEDEVNMWIKGLTWLMEDTLQAATPLQIERWLRKQFYSVDRNREDRISAKDLKNMLSQVNYRVPNMRFLRERLTDLEQRSGDISYGQFAQLYRSLMYSAQKTMDLPFLEATALRAGERPELCRVSLSEFQQFLLEYQGELWAVDRLQVQEFVLSFLRDPLREIGEPSFSLDEFVTFLFSKENSVWNSQLDAVCPETMNNPLSHYWISSSHNTYLTGDQFSSESSLEAYARCLRMGCRCIELDCWDGPDGMPVIYHGHTLTTKIKFSDVLHTIKEHAFVASEYPVILSIEDHCSIAQQRNMAQYFRKVLGDILLTKPVDISADGLPSPNQLKRKILIKHKKLAEGSAYEEVPTSAMYSENDISNSIKNGILYLEDPVNHEWNPHYFVLTSSKIYYSEETSSDQGNEDEEGPKETSGSTELHSNEKWFHGKLGAGRDGRHIAERLLTEYCIETGAPDGSFLVRESETFVGDYTLSFWRNGKVQHCRIHSRQDAGTPKFFLTDNLVFDSLYDLITHYQQVPLRCNEFEMRLSEPVPQTNAHESKEWYHASLTRAQAEHMLMRVPRDGAFLVRKRNEPNSYAISFRAEGKIKHCRVQQEGQTVMLGNSEFDSLVDLISYYEKHPLYRKMKLRYPINEEALEKIGTAEPDYGALYEGRNPGFYVEANPMPTFKCAVKALFDYKAQREDELTFTKSAIIQNVEKQEGGWWRGDYGGKKQLWFPSNYVEELVSPAALEPEREHLDENSPLGDLLRGVLDVPACQIAIRPEGKNNRLFVFSISMASVAHWSLDVAADSQEELQDWVKKIREVAQTADARLTEGKMMERRKKIALELSELVVYCRPVPFDEEKIGTERACYRDMSSFPETKAEKYVNKTKGKKFLQYNRLQLSRIYPKGQRLDSSNYDPLPMWICGSQLVALNFQTPDKPMQMNQALFMAGGHCGYVLQPSTMRDEVFDPFDKGSLRGLEPCAVCIEVLGARHLPKNGRGIVCPFVEIEVAGAEYDSIKQKTEFVVDNGLNPVWPAKPLHFQISNPEFAFLRFVVYEEDMFSDQNFLAQATFPVKGLKTGYRAVPLKNNYSEDLELASLLIKIDVFPAKENGDLGPFGGTSLRERGADAPGQLFHSRAREGSFEARYQQPFEDLRISQEQLADHFDGRERRAPRRTRVNGDHRL
- the PLCG1 gene encoding 1-phosphatidylinositol 4,5-bisphosphate phosphodiesterase gamma-1 isoform X1, giving the protein MAGAASPCANGCGPGAPSDAEVLHLCRSLEVGTVMTLFYSKKSQRPERKTFQVKLETRQITWSRGADKIEGAIDIREIKEIRPGKTSRDFDRYQEDPALRPEQSHCFVILYGMEFRLKTLSLQATSEDEVNMWIKGLTWLMEDTLQAATPLQIERWLRKQFYSVDRNREDRISAKDLKNMLSQVNYRVPNMRFLRERLTDLEQRSGDISYGQFAQLYRSLMYSAQKTMDLPFLEATALRAGERPELCRVSLSEFQQFLLEYQGELWAVDRLQVQEFVLSFLRDPLREIGEPSFSLDEFVTFLFSKENSVWNSQLDAVCPETMNNPLSHYWISSSHNTYLTGDQFSSESSLEAYARCLRMGCRCIELDCWDGPDGMPVIYHGHTLTTKIKFSDVLHTIKEHAFVASEYPVILSIEDHCSIAQQRNMAQYFRKVLGDILLTKPVDISADGLPSPNQLKRKILIKHKKLAEGSAYEEVPTSAMYSENDISNSIKNGILYLEDPVNHEWNPHYFVLTSSKIYYSEETSSDQGNEDEEGPKETSGSTELHSNEKWFHGKLGAGRDGRHIAERLLTEYCIETGAPDGSFLVRESETFVGDYTLSFWRNGKVQHCRIHSRQDAGTPKFFLTDNLVFDSLYDLITHYQQVPLRCNEFEMRLSEPVPQTNAHESKEWYHASLTRAQAEHMLMRVPRDGAFLVRKRNEPNSYAISFRAEGKIKHCRVQQEGQTVMLGNSEFDSLVDLISYYEKHPLYRKMKLRYPINEEALEKIGTAEPDYGALYEGRNPGFYVEANPMPTFKCAVKALFDYKAQREDELTFTKSAIIQNVEKQEGGWWRGDYGGKKQLWFPSNYVEELVSPAALEPEREHLDENSPLGDLLRGVLDVPACQIAIRPEGKNNRLFVFSISMASVAHWSLDVAADSQEELQDWVKKIREVAQTADARLTEGKMMERRKKIALELSELVVYCRPVPFDEEKIGTERACYRDMSSFPETKAEKYVNKTKGKKFLQYNRLQLSRIYPKGQRLDSSNYDPLPMWICGSQLVALNFQTPDKPMQMNQALFMAGGHCGYVLQPSTMRDEVFDPFDKGSLRGLEPCAVCIEVLGARHLPKNGRGIVCPFVEIEVAGAEYDSIKQKTEFVVDNGLNPVWPAKPLHFQISNPEFAFLRFVVYEEDMFSDQNFLAQATFPVKGLKTGYRAVPLKNNYSEDLELASLLIKIDVFPAKQENGDLGPFGGTSLRERGADAPGQLFHSRAREGSFEARYQQPFEDLRISQEQLADHFDGRERRAPRRTRVNGDHRL